Proteins encoded in a region of the Pseudochaenichthys georgianus chromosome 20, fPseGeo1.2, whole genome shotgun sequence genome:
- the gpr12 gene encoding G-protein coupled receptor 12 has product MSEEPAVTPSWLTPDPTAWASGGGALMDNSTSLGTFPADSLAPSQLPVLVNPWDIVLCTSGTLIACENALVVMVIWQNPALRAPMFLLIGSLALADLLAGLGLVLHFTCAYLLQSESAQLLTVGLVVASFSASVFSLLAITIDRYLSLYYALTYNSERTAAFTYTMLVLLWGLSLCLGLLPVTGVNCLKEEATCSVVRPLTKNNIAVLSVSFLLLFGLMLQLYVQICKIVMRHAHQIALQHHFLAASPHYVTTRKGVSTLAIILGTFAACWMPFTVYSLIADYTYPPLYTYATLVPATYNSVINPVIYAFRNQEIQKALWLVCCGCVPASVAQRARTPSAV; this is encoded by the coding sequence ATGAGTGAAGAGCCAGCAGTCACCCCAAGCTggctgacccctgaccccacAGCCTGGGCCAGTGGAGGCGGAGCACTGATGGACAACAGCACCAGTCTGGGGACGTTTCCAGCCGATTCCCTCGCTCCCAGCCAGCTGCCCGTGCTGGTGAACCCCTGGGACATCGTGCTGTGCACCTCGGGGACGCTGATCGCCTGTGAGAACGCTCTGGTGGTGATGGTGATCTGGCAGAACCCGGCGCTCAGAGCCCCCATGTTCCTGCTGATCGGCAGCCTGGCGCTGGCGGACCTGCTGGCCGGCCTGGGCCTGGTGCTCCACTTCACCTGTGCCTACTTGCTCCAATCTGAATCGGCCCAGTTGCTGACGGTGGGCCTGGTGGTGGCCTCCTTCTCCGCCTCTGTCTTCAGCCTGCTGGCCATCACTATCGACCGCTACCTGTCGCTGTACTACGCCCTCACCTACAACTCTGAGCGCACCGCGGCCTTCACCTACACCATGCTGGTGCTGCTGTGGGGGCTCTCCCTGTGTCTGGGCCTGCTGCCGGTCACAGGGGTCAACTGCCTGAAGGAGGAGGCCACATGCAGCGTGGTGCGGCCCCTCACCAAGAACAACATCGCCGTGCTGTCTGTCTCCTTCCTGCTGCTCTTCGGCCTCATGCTGCAGCTCTACGTCCAGATTTGCAAGATAGTGATGCGGCACGCTCACCAGATCGCCCTGCAGCACCACTTCCTGGCCGCCTCGCCTCACTACGTCACAACGAGGAAGGGCGTCTCCACGCTGGCCATCATCCTGGGTACCTTTGCCGCCTGCTGGATGCCTTTCACTGTCTACTCTCTTATTGCCGACTACACCTACCCCCCACTGTACACCTACGCCACGCTGGTGCCTGCCACCTACAACTCCGTCATCAACCCGGTCATCTACGCCTTCAGGAACCAGGAGATCCAGAAGGCGCTGTGGCTGGTGTGCTGTGGCTGTGTGCCTGCCAGCGTGGCCCAGCGTGCTCGGACCCCCAGTGCCGTCTGA